In Armatimonadota bacterium, a single genomic region encodes these proteins:
- a CDS encoding ATPase, T2SS/T4P/T4SS family, producing the protein MAQNTLQRRILAHFDDHRADAEEVTAHLLAGQLGAPVEEVAAELETLARLGNLTRKAGPEGEVRYSAGPRRRLLGAMLVEAGILTPHQLQEALAEQAQTGDRLGRILLERGYVSKQTLGQFLEAQRGIPYVNLPAYPIDEGLVRRLPEWVVIQHKVLPLGRAGGEIHLAMLDPTDVVAMDIVGRLLRGRVRPFLITERDFDWALSRFFDVDRRVGESLPGLPVGEGEGDAARPVAVADVADEAPVVRVLNSIILDALRSGATDVHIEPDVERARVRFRIDGVLYDKTLLPRGAAAAVISRLKVLAGMDISERTRPQDGRIVLSVEGREVDLRVATVGTAFGERVAVRLLSTRTVLLGLGRLGLFLEQQELLQALLQRPHGMLLVTGPTGSGKTTTLYAALSHLNQRTRNIMTIEDPVEYRLPGIAQIPVREKAGITFGVGLRAILRQDPDIVMVGEIRDAETAAIAVQAALTGHLVLSTLHTSSAAGALVRLMEMRIEPYLLTSSVIAVLGQRLVRILCSACRRRTRAREAELRLLDLPPDRRVTLYRPVGCPECGGIGYHGRTGVFEILVLNDTIREMVLERRPARAIQAAAREAEMLSLRQAAVRKVLEGVTSLEELQRLVLAEVE; encoded by the coding sequence ATGGCCCAGAACACCCTGCAGCGTCGCATCCTGGCCCACTTCGACGACCACCGCGCCGACGCTGAGGAGGTGACCGCCCACCTCCTGGCCGGTCAGCTCGGCGCTCCGGTCGAGGAGGTGGCCGCCGAGCTGGAGACCCTGGCCCGCCTGGGGAACCTCACCCGCAAGGCCGGCCCCGAGGGAGAGGTGCGGTACAGCGCGGGCCCCCGCCGCCGCCTCCTGGGGGCCATGCTGGTGGAAGCCGGGATCCTCACCCCCCACCAGTTGCAGGAGGCCCTGGCCGAGCAGGCCCAGACCGGCGACCGCCTCGGGAGGATCCTGCTCGAGCGGGGGTACGTCTCCAAGCAGACGCTGGGGCAGTTCCTCGAGGCCCAGCGAGGCATCCCCTACGTCAACCTCCCCGCCTACCCCATCGACGAGGGGCTGGTCCGCCGCCTCCCGGAATGGGTGGTCATCCAGCACAAGGTGCTGCCGCTGGGCCGCGCCGGGGGGGAGATCCACCTGGCCATGCTCGACCCCACCGACGTGGTGGCCATGGACATCGTGGGCCGCCTGCTGCGGGGGCGGGTGCGGCCCTTCCTCATCACCGAGCGGGATTTCGACTGGGCGCTCAGCCGCTTCTTCGACGTCGACCGCCGGGTGGGTGAGAGCCTCCCCGGCCTGCCGGTCGGGGAGGGCGAGGGGGACGCCGCCCGTCCCGTGGCCGTGGCGGACGTCGCGGACGAGGCGCCGGTCGTTCGCGTCCTCAACTCGATCATCCTGGACGCCCTGCGCAGCGGGGCCACCGACGTCCACATCGAGCCCGACGTGGAGCGCGCCCGGGTGCGCTTCCGCATCGACGGCGTCCTCTACGACAAGACCCTCCTGCCCCGGGGCGCGGCCGCTGCGGTCATCTCGCGGCTGAAGGTGCTGGCCGGGATGGACATCTCCGAGCGCACGCGCCCACAGGACGGCCGCATCGTCCTCTCCGTGGAGGGGCGCGAGGTCGACCTGCGCGTGGCCACGGTGGGGACGGCCTTCGGTGAGCGCGTGGCCGTCCGGCTGCTCAGCACCCGGACCGTCCTCCTCGGGCTGGGGCGGCTGGGTCTCTTCCTCGAGCAGCAGGAGCTGCTGCAGGCGCTCCTGCAACGTCCGCATGGCATGCTGCTGGTCACCGGGCCGACGGGGAGTGGCAAGACGACGACGCTGTACGCCGCCCTCAGCCACCTGAACCAGCGCACCCGCAACATCATGACCATCGAAGACCCGGTGGAGTACCGGCTGCCAGGGATCGCCCAGATCCCCGTGCGGGAGAAGGCCGGGATCACCTTCGGGGTGGGGCTGCGGGCGATCCTGCGCCAGGACCCCGACATCGTGATGGTCGGGGAGATCCGCGACGCGGAGACGGCCGCCATCGCCGTCCAGGCCGCCCTCACCGGGCACCTGGTGCTCAGCACCCTGCACACCAGCAGCGCCGCCGGGGCGCTGGTGCGGCTGATGGAGATGCGCATCGAGCCCTACCTGCTGACCTCCTCAGTGATCGCCGTGCTGGGGCAGCGGCTGGTGCGCATCCTGTGCTCGGCGTGCCGGCGGCGCACCCGGGCCCGGGAGGCCGAGCTGCGCCTCCTCGACCTGCCTCCCGACCGGCGGGTGACCCTCTACCGCCCGGTCGGGTGCCCGGAGTGCGGCGGCATCGGCTACCACGGACGGACGGGCGTCTTCGAGATCCTCGTGCTCAACGACACCATCCGCGAGATGGTCCTGGAGCGCCGCCCGGCCCGGGCGATCCAGGCCGCGGCGCGGGAGGCGGAGATGCTCTCCCTCCGCCAGGCGGCGGTGCGCAAGGTCCTCGAGGGCGTGACCAGCCTGGAGGAGCTGCAGCGGCTGGTCCTCGCGGAGGTGGAGTGA